The following proteins come from a genomic window of Pseudomonas sp. J452:
- the holA gene encoding DNA polymerase III subunit delta produces MKLNPAQLGKHLQGSLAPVYVISGDEPLLCQEAADAIRAATRAQGFSEREVFHAEANFDWGLLYEAGASMSLFAEKRVIELRIANGKPGDKGTAAILEYLGRPPEDTLLLISLPKLDGSTQKTKWAKALIEGPNSQFLQIWPVEASQLPQWIRQRLAQSGMSASQEALELIAARVEGNLLAAAQEIEKLKLLADGNQIDASTVQAAVADSARYDVFGLIEAVLGGDATHALRMLEGLRGEGQEALFILVMLARELRQLAGLAQQISQGVPQDKAFASARPPIWDKRRPLVSKALQRHSAARWNQLLIDAQRIDAQVKGQAPGDAWSSLGRLVLLMAGQRLPLSE; encoded by the coding sequence ATGAAGCTCAACCCCGCGCAACTCGGCAAACACCTGCAAGGCAGCCTCGCCCCGGTCTACGTGATCAGTGGTGACGAACCGCTGCTGTGCCAGGAAGCCGCCGACGCCATTCGCGCCGCCACCCGCGCCCAGGGTTTCAGCGAGCGCGAGGTGTTCCACGCCGAAGCCAACTTCGACTGGGGCCTGCTCTATGAAGCCGGCGCCAGCATGTCGTTGTTCGCCGAAAAGCGCGTGATTGAGCTGCGCATCGCCAACGGCAAGCCCGGCGACAAGGGCACCGCGGCGATCCTCGAATACCTCGGCCGCCCGCCGGAAGACACCCTGCTGCTGATCAGCCTGCCCAAGCTCGACGGCAGCACGCAGAAGACCAAGTGGGCCAAGGCGCTGATCGAGGGGCCGAATAGCCAGTTCCTGCAAATCTGGCCGGTGGAAGCCAGCCAGCTGCCGCAGTGGATTCGCCAGCGCCTGGCGCAAAGCGGCATGAGCGCCAGCCAGGAAGCCCTGGAGCTGATCGCCGCCCGCGTGGAAGGCAACCTGCTGGCAGCTGCCCAGGAAATCGAGAAACTCAAGCTGCTCGCCGACGGCAACCAGATCGACGCCAGCACCGTGCAGGCGGCGGTGGCCGACAGCGCCCGCTATGACGTGTTCGGCCTGATCGAAGCCGTGCTCGGCGGCGACGCCACACACGCCCTGCGCATGCTCGAAGGGCTGCGTGGCGAAGGCCAGGAAGCGCTGTTCATCCTGGTCATGCTGGCCCGCGAACTGCGCCAACTGGCCGGCCTGGCCCAGCAGATCAGCCAGGGCGTGCCCCAGGACAAAGCCTTCGCATCTGCCCGCCCACCGATCTGGGACAAACGCCGCCCGCTGGTCAGCAAAGCCCTGCAACGCCACTCCGCCGCGCGCTGGAACCAGTTGTTGATCGACGCCCAGCGCATCGACGCCCAGGTCAAGGGCCAAGCCCCTGGCGATGCCTGGAGCAGCCTCGGCCGCCTGGTGCTGCTGATGGCCGGCCAGCGCCTGCCGCTCAGCGAGTAA
- the lptE gene encoding LPS assembly lipoprotein LptE has protein sequence MMKRNLMVIGLAVLLSACGFQLRGTGSADFALKEIDLQARNAYGETVKQVRQVLDNSGVKVHTGAPYKLSLANEKETQRTASYTGNARSAEYELTTTLDYEIRGQKNLLLLSDQLEVQSTFVHDENNLIGSDQESAQLRQEMRRELVQQMVLRLQLVTPARLEQLQQEAEAKAQAEAEAAAAARRAEQESAPLQSPIQLPISQ, from the coding sequence ATGATGAAACGGAATCTGATGGTAATCGGCCTGGCTGTTCTGCTCAGCGCCTGCGGCTTCCAGCTGCGTGGCACCGGTAGCGCCGACTTCGCCCTCAAGGAAATCGACCTGCAGGCGCGCAACGCCTATGGCGAAACGGTCAAGCAAGTGCGCCAGGTGCTCGACAACAGCGGCGTCAAGGTGCACACCGGCGCGCCTTACAAGCTGAGCCTGGCCAACGAAAAAGAAACCCAGCGCACCGCCAGCTACACCGGCAACGCGCGCAGCGCCGAGTACGAGCTGACCACCACCCTCGACTACGAGATCCGTGGGCAGAAGAACCTGCTGCTGCTCAGCGACCAGCTGGAAGTGCAGAGCACCTTCGTGCATGACGAGAACAACCTGATCGGTTCCGACCAGGAATCCGCCCAGCTGCGTCAGGAAATGCGCCGCGAACTGGTGCAGCAGATGGTCCTGCGCCTGCAGCTGGTCACCCCGGCCCGACTCGAGCAACTGCAGCAGGAAGCCGAAGCCAAGGCCCAGGCCGAAGCGGAAGCAGCCGCCGCAGCGCGCCGCGCGGAGCAGGAGTCGGCACCGCTGCAGTCGCCGATCCAGCTGCCGATCAGCCAGTAA
- the leuS gene encoding leucine--tRNA ligase has translation MHEQYSPRDIEAAAQSHWDAQKSFVVSEQPGKETFYCLSMFPYPSGKLHMGHVRNYTIGDVIARYQRMQGKNVLQPMGWDAFGMPAENAAMKNKVAPAKWTYENIDYMKTQLKSLGLAIDWTREVTTCKPDYYRWEQWLFTKLFEKGVIYRKNGTVNWDPVDQTVLANEQVIDGRGWRSGALIEKREIPMYYFKITAYAEELLSSLDELDGWPEQVKTMQRNWIGKSFGADLVFDYDQASVGIDGQLKVYTTRPDTLMGATYVAVAAEHPLSQRAAESNPAIAAFIAECKAGSVAEADMATMEKKGLATGQFVIHPLTGDKLPVFVANYVLWGYGEGAVMGVPSHDERDFAFANKYALPIIQVYAAEGQTYSTTEWQDWYGDKTGLITVNSGKYDGKDFTAAFDAIVADLEACAHGARKTQFRLRDWGISRQRYWGCPIPIIHCDACGDVPVPADQLPVVLPEDVVPDGAGSPLARMPEFYSCTCPKCGAAAKRETDTMDTFVESSWYYARYASPSYTQGMVDPAAANHWLPVDQYIGGIEHAILHLLYARFFHKLMRDEGLVSSNEPFKNLLTQGMVVAETYYRTLENGGKDWFNPADVELERDAKAKVISAKLKTDGLPVEIGGTEKMSKSKNNGVDPQSMIDAYGADTCRLFMMFASPPDMSLEWSDSGVEGANRFLRRVWRLAHSHVSGGLPSALGKHELNDGQKAVRRAIHLAIKQASSDIGLHHKFNTAIAQVMTLMNVLEKAPSETALDRSLMHEGLQTVALLLAPITPHISHEIWRSLGHNGAIIDAQWPQVDESALVQDSLTLVIQVNGKLRGQIEVPASASREEVEAAARANENVLRFTEGVTIRKVIVVPGKLVNIVAN, from the coding sequence ATGCACGAACAGTATTCGCCCCGTGATATCGAAGCCGCCGCGCAGTCCCACTGGGACGCGCAGAAATCCTTTGTCGTGAGTGAGCAGCCGGGCAAGGAAACCTTCTATTGCCTGTCGATGTTCCCCTACCCCAGCGGCAAGCTGCACATGGGGCACGTGCGCAACTACACCATCGGTGACGTGATCGCCCGCTACCAGCGCATGCAGGGCAAGAACGTGCTGCAGCCGATGGGTTGGGACGCCTTCGGCATGCCGGCCGAGAACGCCGCGATGAAGAACAAGGTCGCGCCGGCCAAGTGGACTTACGAAAACATCGACTACATGAAGACCCAGCTGAAGTCGCTGGGCCTGGCCATCGACTGGACCCGCGAAGTCACCACCTGCAAGCCGGACTACTACCGCTGGGAACAGTGGCTGTTCACCAAGCTGTTCGAGAAGGGCGTGATCTACCGCAAGAACGGCACCGTCAACTGGGACCCGGTGGACCAGACCGTGCTGGCCAACGAGCAGGTCATCGACGGCCGCGGCTGGCGTTCCGGCGCGCTGATCGAAAAGCGCGAAATCCCCATGTACTACTTCAAGATCACCGCCTACGCGGAAGAGCTGCTGAGTAGTCTGGACGAACTGGATGGCTGGCCGGAACAGGTCAAGACCATGCAGCGCAACTGGATCGGCAAGAGCTTCGGCGCCGACCTGGTGTTCGACTATGACCAGGCCAGCGTCGGCATCGACGGCCAGCTCAAGGTCTACACCACCCGCCCCGACACCCTGATGGGCGCCACCTACGTCGCCGTCGCCGCCGAGCACCCGCTGTCGCAGCGCGCCGCCGAGAGCAATCCGGCCATCGCCGCCTTCATCGCCGAATGCAAAGCCGGCTCCGTGGCCGAGGCCGACATGGCCACCATGGAGAAGAAGGGCCTGGCCACCGGCCAGTTCGTCATCCACCCGCTGACCGGCGACAAGCTGCCGGTGTTCGTCGCCAACTACGTACTGTGGGGCTACGGCGAAGGTGCGGTGATGGGCGTGCCGTCGCATGACGAGCGTGATTTCGCCTTTGCCAACAAGTACGCCCTGCCGATCATTCAGGTGTACGCCGCCGAAGGCCAAACCTACAGCACCACCGAGTGGCAGGACTGGTACGGCGACAAGACCGGCCTGATCACCGTCAACTCCGGCAAGTACGACGGCAAGGACTTCACCGCCGCCTTCGACGCCATAGTCGCCGACCTCGAAGCCTGCGCCCACGGTGCCCGCAAGACCCAGTTCCGCCTGCGCGACTGGGGCATCAGCCGCCAGCGCTACTGGGGCTGCCCGATCCCGATCATCCATTGCGACGCCTGTGGCGACGTACCGGTGCCGGCAGACCAGCTGCCAGTCGTGCTGCCGGAAGACGTGGTACCGGATGGCGCCGGTTCGCCGCTGGCGCGTATGCCGGAGTTCTACAGCTGCACCTGCCCGAAATGCGGCGCTGCAGCCAAGCGTGAAACCGACACCATGGACACCTTCGTCGAGTCGTCCTGGTACTACGCCCGTTACGCCTCGCCGAGCTACACCCAAGGCATGGTCGACCCGGCCGCGGCCAACCACTGGCTGCCGGTCGACCAGTACATCGGCGGCATCGAACACGCCATCCTGCACCTGCTCTACGCGCGCTTCTTCCACAAGCTGATGCGCGACGAAGGCCTGGTCAGCTCGAACGAGCCGTTCAAGAACTTGCTGACCCAGGGCATGGTGGTCGCCGAGACCTACTACCGCACCCTGGAAAACGGCGGCAAGGACTGGTTCAACCCGGCCGATGTCGAGCTGGAGCGTGACGCCAAGGCCAAAGTTATCAGTGCCAAACTGAAGACCGACGGCCTGCCGGTGGAAATCGGCGGCACCGAGAAGATGTCCAAGTCGAAGAACAACGGCGTCGACCCGCAGTCGATGATCGATGCCTACGGCGCCGACACCTGCCGCCTGTTCATGATGTTCGCCTCGCCGCCCGACATGAGCCTGGAATGGTCCGACTCCGGCGTCGAGGGTGCCAACCGCTTCCTGCGTCGCGTCTGGCGCCTGGCTCACAGCCACGTCAGCGGCGGCCTGCCGAGCGCCCTCGGCAAGCACGAATTGAATGACGGGCAGAAAGCCGTGCGCCGCGCCATTCACCTGGCCATCAAACAGGCCAGCAGCGATATCGGCCTGCACCACAAGTTCAACACCGCCATCGCCCAGGTGATGACCCTGATGAACGTGCTGGAAAAAGCCCCGAGCGAGACCGCGCTGGATCGTAGCCTGATGCACGAAGGCCTGCAGACCGTGGCCCTGCTGCTGGCGCCGATCACCCCGCATATCAGCCATGAGATCTGGCGCAGCCTGGGCCACAACGGCGCGATCATCGACGCCCAGTGGCCGCAGGTCGACGAATCGGCTCTGGTGCAGGACAGCCTGACCCTGGTGATTCAGGTCAACGGTAAGCTGCGCGGGCAGATCGAAGTGCCGGCCAGTGCCAGCCGCGAGGAAGTCGAAGCGGCCGCCCGCGCCAACGAGAACGTGCTGCGCTTCACCGAGGGCGTAACCATCCGCAAGGTCATCGTGGTACCAGGCAAGCTGGTCAACATCGTGGCTAATTGA
- a CDS encoding YdcF family protein, with protein sequence MELRFLLKQLILPPGGLLLLILLAWLCWSSRPRLALLLLLLGLGGLWLMSLPVVVEQAARVLERVPALAEAQWASLAQRGEVIVVLGSGREEADPAWGSDQPSVTAIERLRYAARLQRASGLPVLISGGLHYGEPPSEAGLMADALQRDFGVATRWREERSRTTWENAQFSAELLREQGIRRVVLVTQAAHMSRSRWCFERAGLEVVAAPLGFLGVANARPLGGWLPEGKALWQSTRLLNEALGQVVYPLLYR encoded by the coding sequence ATGGAGCTGCGCTTTCTTCTCAAACAACTGATTCTGCCGCCGGGCGGGCTGCTCCTGCTGATCCTGCTGGCATGGCTGTGCTGGTCGTCGCGGCCGCGCCTGGCGCTGCTGTTGCTCCTGCTTGGGCTCGGCGGCCTGTGGTTGATGAGCCTGCCGGTGGTGGTCGAGCAGGCGGCACGCGTGCTGGAGCGCGTGCCGGCACTGGCCGAGGCGCAGTGGGCGAGCCTGGCGCAGCGTGGTGAGGTGATAGTCGTGCTTGGCTCCGGCCGCGAGGAAGCCGATCCCGCCTGGGGCAGCGATCAGCCGAGTGTCACGGCTATCGAACGCTTGCGCTATGCGGCGCGTCTGCAGCGCGCCTCCGGACTGCCGGTGCTGATCAGTGGCGGTCTGCATTATGGGGAGCCGCCCAGCGAAGCCGGGTTGATGGCCGACGCGCTGCAGCGTGACTTCGGCGTGGCGACCCGCTGGCGCGAGGAGCGTAGCCGCACCACCTGGGAGAATGCGCAATTCAGCGCCGAACTGCTGCGCGAGCAGGGCATTCGTCGGGTCGTGCTGGTGACCCAGGCGGCGCACATGTCGCGTTCGCGCTGGTGTTTCGAGCGTGCCGGGCTGGAAGTGGTGGCGGCGCCGCTGGGTTTCCTCGGCGTAGCCAATGCGCGCCCGTTGGGCGGCTGGCTGCCGGAAGGCAAGGCGCTGTGGCAGAGCACGCGCCTGCTCAACGAGGCGTTGGGGCAGGTGGTTTACCCGCTGCTGTATCGCTGA
- the lnt gene encoding apolipoprotein N-acyltransferase gives MRWITQPGWPGNLLAMAAGALTTLALAPYDLWPLAILSIALLYLGLRELTPRQALLRGWSYGFGLFLSGTSWVYVSIHDYGAASPPLAAALTLGFVGGLGLLFALSSWIWARWLRRSDAPLADALAFAALWLAQEAFRSWFLTGFPWLYAGYSQLHGPLATLAPVGGMWLISLSLALTATLALNLPRLRPNKWQWLSAQALLLAPWIAAMALHGHSWTQPKGEPLKVAVMQGNVEQNLKWDPAQLQAQLELYRDLTLNSQHADLIVWPETAVPVLKEFAEGYLQYMGRVAQERQAALITGVPIRQANEQGEKRYYNGITVVGDGEGTYLKQKLVPFGEYVPLQEVLRGLIAFFDLPMSDFARGPSDQQLLQAKGLQIAPFICYEVVYPEFAAGLAAQSDLLLTISNDTWFGTSLGPLQHLQMAQMRALEAGRWMIRATNNGVTALIDPQGRITTQIPQFQQAVLYGEVQAMQGLTPYLIWRGWPLAGLCALLLGWAVASRRREARSITMQAA, from the coding sequence ATGCGCTGGATCACCCAACCCGGCTGGCCGGGCAATCTGCTGGCCATGGCTGCCGGTGCCCTCACCACTCTGGCACTGGCCCCCTATGACCTGTGGCCGCTGGCGATCCTCTCCATCGCCCTGCTCTACCTCGGTCTGCGCGAGCTCACCCCACGCCAGGCGCTGCTGCGCGGCTGGAGCTACGGTTTCGGGCTGTTCCTCAGCGGCACCAGCTGGGTCTACGTCAGCATCCATGACTACGGCGCGGCCTCGCCGCCCCTGGCCGCAGCGCTGACCCTGGGCTTCGTCGGTGGCCTCGGCCTGCTGTTCGCCCTGAGCAGCTGGATCTGGGCGCGCTGGTTGCGTCGCAGCGACGCGCCCCTGGCCGACGCCCTGGCCTTCGCCGCCCTGTGGCTGGCCCAGGAGGCGTTCCGCAGCTGGTTCCTTACCGGTTTCCCCTGGTTGTACGCCGGCTACAGCCAATTGCATGGCCCGCTGGCAACCCTCGCCCCGGTTGGTGGCATGTGGCTGATCTCCCTGAGCCTGGCCCTGACCGCCACGCTGGCGCTCAACCTGCCGCGCCTGCGCCCGAACAAGTGGCAGTGGCTCAGCGCCCAGGCCCTGCTGCTGGCACCGTGGATCGCCGCCATGGCCCTGCACGGCCACAGCTGGACCCAGCCCAAAGGCGAACCTCTCAAGGTTGCCGTCATGCAGGGCAATGTCGAACAGAACCTCAAATGGGATCCAGCCCAATTGCAGGCCCAATTGGAGCTGTACCGCGACCTGACCCTGAACAGCCAGCACGCCGACCTGATCGTCTGGCCGGAAACCGCGGTACCGGTGCTCAAGGAGTTCGCCGAAGGCTATCTGCAGTACATGGGCCGCGTCGCCCAGGAGCGCCAGGCCGCCCTGATCACCGGCGTGCCGATCCGCCAGGCCAACGAGCAGGGCGAGAAGCGCTACTACAACGGCATCACCGTGGTCGGCGACGGCGAGGGCACCTACCTCAAGCAGAAGCTGGTGCCATTCGGCGAGTACGTGCCGCTGCAGGAGGTGCTGCGCGGGCTGATCGCCTTCTTCGACCTGCCGATGTCCGACTTCGCCCGCGGCCCGTCCGACCAGCAACTGCTGCAAGCCAAGGGCCTGCAGATCGCGCCGTTCATCTGCTACGAGGTGGTCTATCCGGAGTTCGCCGCCGGCCTGGCCGCACAGAGCGACCTGCTGCTGACCATCAGTAACGACACCTGGTTCGGCACCTCGCTCGGTCCGCTGCAACACCTGCAGATGGCCCAGATGCGCGCCCTCGAAGCCGGACGCTGGATGATCCGCGCCACCAACAACGGCGTTACCGCGCTGATCGACCCGCAAGGCCGCATCACCACGCAGATCCCGCAGTTCCAGCAGGCCGTGCTGTATGGCGAAGTACAGGCCATGCAGGGCCTGACGCCCTACCTGATCTGGCGCGGCTGGCCACTGGCCGGACTGTGCGCCCTGCTGCTGGGCTGGGCCGTCGCCAGCCGCCGCCGCGAGGCGCGCAGCATCACCATGCAGGCGGCTTGA
- a CDS encoding HlyC/CorC family transporter has protein sequence MSEDRSSNEQKSWLNKLTQAFAHEPRNRQELLEVLREAHQNKLLDSEALAIVEGAIQVADLQVRDIMVPRSQMVSIKAAQTPQEFLPAIVDSAHSRYPVIGESIDDVIGILLAKDLLPLILENGSKPFNIKDLLRPATFVPESKRLNVLLREFRANHNHMAVVIDEYGGVAGLVTIEDVLEQIVGEIEDEHDVEEDSYIKPLPSGDFLIKALTPIDNFNEAFDTEFPDDEFDTVGGLVMNAFGHLPKRNEVTEIGEYRFRVLNADSRRLHLLRLTPLER, from the coding sequence ATGAGCGAAGACCGATCGAGCAACGAGCAAAAGTCCTGGCTGAACAAGCTGACCCAGGCTTTTGCTCATGAGCCGAGAAACCGCCAGGAACTGCTGGAGGTGCTGCGTGAAGCCCACCAGAACAAGCTGCTCGACAGCGAAGCCCTGGCCATCGTCGAGGGTGCCATTCAGGTCGCCGACCTGCAGGTACGCGACATCATGGTGCCGCGCTCCCAGATGGTCAGCATCAAGGCCGCCCAAACGCCGCAGGAATTCCTCCCGGCAATCGTCGATTCCGCCCACTCGCGCTACCCGGTGATCGGCGAAAGCATCGACGACGTGATCGGCATTCTGCTGGCCAAGGATCTGCTGCCGCTGATCCTGGAGAACGGCAGCAAGCCGTTCAACATCAAGGATCTGCTGCGCCCGGCCACCTTCGTGCCGGAGTCCAAGCGCCTCAACGTGCTGCTGCGCGAATTCCGCGCCAACCACAACCACATGGCCGTGGTCATCGACGAATACGGCGGCGTGGCCGGCCTGGTGACCATCGAAGACGTACTCGAGCAGATCGTCGGCGAGATCGAGGACGAGCATGACGTCGAGGAAGACAGCTACATCAAGCCGCTGCCCAGCGGCGACTTCCTGATCAAGGCGCTGACGCCGATCGACAACTTCAACGAAGCCTTCGACACCGAATTCCCCGACGACGAGTTCGACACCGTCGGCGGCCTGGTGATGAACGCCTTCGGTCACCTGCCCAAGCGCAACGAAGTGACCGAGATCGGCGAATACCGCTTCCGCGTCCTCAACGCCGACAGCCGCCGCCTGCACCTGCTGCGCCTGACGCCGCTGGAGCGTTAG
- the ybeY gene encoding rRNA maturation RNase YbeY produces MLELDLQNASAATVLPSEEDFRRWCELALRQRTADSELTIRLVDEGEGRELNHTWRHKDYATNVLSFPADIPDGLLDIPLLGDLVICVPVVEREAREQSKTSEAHWAHLVIHGCLHLLGYDHIDDAEAEEMEALERELLAELGHPDPYAADE; encoded by the coding sequence ATGCTTGAACTCGACCTGCAGAACGCCTCAGCCGCCACTGTACTGCCGAGCGAGGAAGACTTTCGCCGCTGGTGTGAACTGGCCCTGCGCCAGCGCACGGCCGACTCCGAGCTGACCATCCGCCTGGTCGATGAAGGCGAAGGCCGCGAACTGAACCACACCTGGCGGCACAAGGACTACGCCACCAACGTGCTGTCCTTCCCCGCCGACATTCCCGATGGCCTGCTGGATATTCCGCTGCTCGGCGACCTGGTGATCTGCGTGCCGGTGGTCGAGCGCGAAGCCCGCGAACAAAGCAAGACCAGTGAGGCGCATTGGGCGCACCTGGTCATCCATGGCTGCCTGCACCTGCTCGGCTACGACCACATCGACGATGCGGAAGCCGAGGAAATGGAAGCCCTGGAACGGGAATTGCTGGCTGAACTGGGCCACCCGGACCCATACGCCGCCGACGAATAA
- a CDS encoding PhoH family protein gives MNAPIEPHRFTLEPFEARRFANLCGQFDEHLRLIEQRLAIEIRNRGNQFELVGEPQHTHSAENLLRRLYRETKGAELSPDLVHLFLQESGIEELNSDPRNTSGVTLRTKKGVIKPRGANQQRYVKSILDNDINFGVGPAGTGKTYLAVACAVDALEREQVRRILLVRPAVEAGEKLGFLPGDLAQKIDPYLRPLYDALYEMLGFEQVAKLIEKQVIEIAPLAYMRGRTLNNSFIILDESQNTTLEQMKMFLTRIGFGSTAVITGDITQVDLPRGTKSGLAHVIEVLRDVPGITFTHFKPKDVVRHPLVQRIVEAYERFEDRQQGKPEGRDARDDA, from the coding sequence TTGAACGCGCCCATAGAACCGCATCGTTTCACCCTCGAACCCTTCGAAGCACGCCGCTTCGCCAATCTCTGCGGGCAATTCGACGAGCATTTGCGCCTGATCGAACAACGCCTGGCCATCGAAATCCGCAACCGCGGCAACCAGTTCGAACTGGTCGGTGAGCCCCAGCACACCCACTCCGCAGAAAACCTGCTGCGTCGCCTGTACCGCGAAACCAAGGGTGCCGAGCTGTCGCCGGACCTGGTTCACCTGTTCCTGCAGGAATCCGGTATCGAGGAGCTCAACAGCGACCCGCGCAACACCAGCGGCGTCACCCTGCGTACCAAGAAGGGCGTGATCAAGCCACGCGGCGCCAACCAGCAGCGCTATGTGAAGTCGATCCTGGATAACGACATCAACTTCGGCGTCGGCCCGGCCGGTACCGGCAAGACCTACCTGGCCGTGGCCTGCGCGGTGGACGCACTGGAGCGTGAGCAGGTGCGGCGCATCCTCCTGGTGCGCCCGGCGGTCGAGGCCGGCGAGAAGCTCGGCTTCCTCCCCGGCGACCTGGCGCAGAAGATCGACCCCTACCTGCGCCCGCTGTACGACGCCCTCTACGAGATGCTCGGCTTCGAACAGGTGGCCAAGCTGATCGAGAAGCAGGTGATCGAGATCGCCCCGCTGGCGTACATGCGCGGCCGCACCCTTAACAACAGCTTCATCATTCTCGACGAGAGTCAGAACACCACCCTCGAGCAGATGAAGATGTTCCTCACCCGTATCGGTTTCGGCTCGACCGCGGTGATCACCGGCGACATCACCCAGGTCGACCTGCCTCGCGGCACCAAGTCCGGCCTGGCCCACGTCATCGAAGTACTGCGCGACGTGCCCGGCATCACCTTCACCCACTTCAAGCCCAAGGACGTGGTACGCCACCCCTTGGTGCAGCGCATCGTCGAAGCCTACGAGCGCTTCGAAGACCGCCAACAGGGCAAGCCGGAAGGCCGGGACGCACGCGACGATGCTTGA